The following DNA comes from Pleuronectes platessa chromosome 9, fPlePla1.1, whole genome shotgun sequence.
TCAGTTTAGCTCAAATCTCATGAGGCCCGTGTTCGTGCTCGCTAGTGTGACTTCTGCATCATGATTTTCATACCAAAAACAAttcagtgcacacacatacaaatctCAGTTTGGGAAAGCAAGCAACCATATGAACTGAAAGTTGATCCATGCCTCTCGCCCCTCTCCAGCCCCCTGTACTGTCACTGAGGGCTGAATTTGTCTGACTTGGTTGATCCACTCATTAAATATACGCATGACGCAACTTTGAGCTCGAGCATGCTGGAGTTAGTCAAAATGGTTGTACTGTTCATTTTAGAGATGCCTGCCTGTTTGTTTATAGCAGTGTCCCATTCACTGAAACCCCACGCCTCTGGGTCTGCAGTGCTGCTGTTGCTCTCCTCTTTATTTAGTCTTTTATCAGCTAATGCATTTGATTTGATGTGACAGGACACTTGCCGAGGGTGTGTTCAGTGGGTTCAAATGTTCCAGACATTACAGATGAAAACCTAAATTACGTCTCTTGAAGAAGCTCCAGTGCTATTTCTTTTATGAGCATTTGGCAGCCCCAAGGCAGCTGAATCCGCAAGCCAGCCAGTGATGCTATAAATCAAACGAACCAGAGTAGGTCTCACATgatttattgaaatgaaaaagaacgcaattattattatttctggtTTAAGTGCAAATGTCAACTCTGGATAATGCTGTGGTCAGTAAAGTCATGAAGGTTGTACAGATGTGAATTAAGTGACAGctgttttctctttaagaagCTGGTGTGTATATATTGGTATGTTAGCTGTGCTTCCCAACCAGTCCAGGTGTTGTAAAGACAGGACAGCACTTctctgtgagcatgtgtgtgtacgtctgtACAAGTATCAGCATCTTAAAGACTGTTTGTCATTTGTACATACTAGAAAACACGGGAGAAATAGTGATTGCACCGGTTGCATGATAATTATTCTACTGTATGTTCCATAGTTTGTTTCTGAGTAAGAGAAACATGCAGAATAAAGAGACAGGAAGTTGTGATGGGGGTTTGGGGAGGTAGTGGAGTTGAGTTATTTCTCTTTTCTGAAACCACTTGTCCACCTCCAGGATTTTACTGGGTCATCTCTGTCATCCAGAGAATGTGCTGTTAGAGCTGACCCTGGCACCCACCTTCATCATGGCTCCTGTATCCATTCTCGATGCAAACCAAACTAATGTCACTGTTACAACCTGCTGTCAAATCCCTAATGCAACAAAAGTTCTCATTAAATTCATCATTTTCAGGAAATATGGATCTTTGCTCCAGCAGTAACAACAGTGAGAGGTCCCAATGCTTTTATAgaagatgaaataaatataatatattgggCTACAAGCGTTAGTCGGAAATATAAGTGGGCAAAGCACACATCAGCTCCTCTGCTCAGTGATATATGGCCTCGTTAATTCTGCACGTGTCCCAGGCTGATGACACAGAACATGTTTTTGGTTCTCTTCCGTTGCTGCTGATGATGTGATGGATTGTTTTGTTAAGCCCCTGAACACCTCCCTGGATGaaaggcagttttttttttaaacaagaatTGAATTCAGATAATCTGATAGGAAATGCAAACCAGTTAAAGATGCTGTATGTCTGCTATGACGAtgccatgttgctgctgagagtCACGTTTTCAAgtgtgaaaaaataaagaatgtaCATTCCCATAAACTGGAGATGACACTTTTTAATGTAGTCTCTTCCAGAGATGATGTTCCTCTAAAGTCGCCTATAAATGAAAGTATACAGAGGTAACAGTAAAAATCATGGCGGTCATATTATGCTGTTGTTATTTGTCAGTCTAATCTTGAAGGTCACTACTAAAGCCAACTTAAACTATTGTGTTGACACAGACTATGTTGGCCTGGACAGCAATATTCCCACTTTTCTGAATAAGACATTATTTTGACTATGTTCACATGAGTTGCTACTACTTGTTTACACAGTGAGGTCCTAGAGAgcagcatgtgtctgtgtgagggagaaacatGACAGCTGAGACGAGTCTATTCCCCAGTGTAGCGTGGAGGTCTCTTCTCAATGAAGGCTGCCATCCCTTCCTGTCTGTCCCGCGTGGGGATGACCTGACAAGAGAGGGCAAAGGTTACAGCGGGGCGACAGCGGCCAGACAATGATGATGCGACTGCAGACAGCCTCCGAGGGGTTTACACTCAGCAACACAGCTGAACCTGAATTCATGTTCTGTTCATTTGTTTATACTGATTTATTTGGTGTACTAATGCATGCGCCAATGATTCGTCCAGAATTTTGATGAACACATATTGAGTACACACCGGGGGTCTTACCTGAGCATAGCACATCCTTTCTATAGCCATCCCTGAATTGATGTCAACCTGTAAGAGACTTGATTTCAGTCGTCGTGGTCACTGATGAAAAATGATGGGACGGTGTGATTCATGAGTCATTTGTTTACCTCGATGCCTTTGTTCAGCGCTTCTTTAGCCATTCGCACGGCGACAGGAGCCTGAGCAACACAAATGAAACATCAAACACATTGGAGGGTGAGAGGTTTGATATGAAACCCTGTTGAGACTACTGTACTGGCTCCATTAAATTAAGTAAATATTCAAATGACATTAACTGAAACGCCTGTAGTTAGAAAGATAAATTCTGAAGGTTGGATCCAGATCAAAACCAAGACTGGATTTTGGGATGTAATCTGATAATAAAATTCTGATTTATTTGATCAGCCCTTCCAAAGATGAAAgggaacctgtggtagccttcagttgtcctaaaaactcaaaaggtgtttagtttgtccagttttggCTACTGTAAAAATACGGCGGCCTCTGTAGAGGGGACctactcctgatgtaaataaagagtacttaaatataaagggcacaTTCGAGGTTTAGACGACAACTCATACACTTtagatcaggggttttcaaattgGGTGAATGTGAGCCTCCCCTTAGAGTAGGTAAGGACAGCCGAGCCTCCcctcaaaaaaaatgaatcccgtCCGCCTGACCTAACCCACACACGCCTCTTCAGTAAATGCCATCTTTTGTATGTTCCAGGCAATGATGATtttcaataactaatcaaatgtaatgttgaagacattttatttccacaacttttttaaaagtgcattcaTAAACGATTCTTTGCAACAGCAAATCATTTCCAACTTCATGCAGGCCTAATTGAGGCTACTtttaaaattaggcctatccacaagtcaacaaaacatgcttAACATGTGTAATCTGCGCCAAAGCTACAACCAACGACATCCGACGGCTGAAATCGGTGCTGTGTGACCGGGCTTTAAGCgcacatttgaaggagatgCACATCGTCTCGAAAAGAATCTGCACAATGGACAACTCTCTGATCAATGAACGACAACGGCATATTATCAGATCGAAcagattcacatattttcatgaaatttgttaACGATTTCAGCCACGTACAAcctcaaatttaaacaacaaacaaaatgcgtcaaattcacatcatttgcgcTACGAGCGGCATCAACCCTATGGCCCACCCAATTCATGGattcaagacaacacaacattgactttcaattgaatcgtccatatcagtgggaacaatgaggcctcgcttttgatgcacagaggtgttcgatgcggggctgcagtgcagagagaaatatacacaagtcgtcctccacctgcagccttgatctgtatttgtttttaatcacggtcagtgtggaaaacccacacacacacaagtacgtgGAGGTAAAGGGGATTAAGACTTCCATAGCCCTATTGGAGATCTGGGGGAACTCGCTCTCCACAGACAACCAGAAACGCATTCAAGATCATTTTTCCTACGTTTTTTGCTgggtcctgtctcctcccttaatgctgactcctgttgacttgggacagggaaacgatgcattttaaaactaatacacgcacgcacaattaTCGATATCACTAGAGCTGcatacagatgtgtattttgtttttgcgagTGTCTCGTGTCGCGCCTCCCCTTTGGCTCTTTGGCGCCCCCCAGGGGAGGCGCGCCTCACCTATTGAAAACCACTGCTTTAGATGAAACATCATTGGGATTATTTTATAATCAGTTCAACTATAGCCAATAGATTCCTTTAACCTAAATCTTACCCACTGGACCCTTAAATGAAAAAGTGAAATGTCACCTGTAACACACCAGACCTCCCGCCTCATGCCAAAACCCTCACTCAGAATGTATCTCTTGTATCCCCTTTCTATTTCATTCACTGCAAACTCCTGTCAGTCCCTTAACCCACACCAacatctgtctttgtgtgtctgtgtgggctaTTTGTGGTCCATTTCTCCACTTGGCTGCCACTCTGGCCCTGCCTGACTGCAGGCATCTGAACTGGAGTGAAAGAAATATGGAACGACAGAAGCCTGGAgaaagggggaagaggagggagaagagggacagaggggaAGGTGGGAAGACAACACCACGAAGAGTGGGGGGCAGAATGAAAAGAGGTGGACGAAAAGCTGAAGAGATTCATGTTTACaggaagagggggaagaagAGAGCTGGTTGCCTcgtaaaggaggaggaggatgcgtCAGAACCTGAGCGGTGGGGGAATACAAAAATGATGGTTTAGTTAAGGGTTAGATTAATCTTTTGATTAGGTTTGGTTAAGTTTTAGGTTAAAGTTAGGTTAGATTAGGGTAGGTCAAGGTTTAGGTAAGGTTGGTTTAGGTTTAAgataaggttaggtttaggttaaggttacgataaaggttaggtttaggcaagtaGTGAGTATGTTTAAGGTTAGAGTAAgtgtccaggaaatcaatgtaagtcaatgtcctttgaagtcatggagacacgactgtgggtgcgtgtgtgtattcTAACCTGGGGCAGTATCTCTCTGGCCAGGCTGAGTGCCTCTCTGTAGGCAGCATCTCCTGTCTGGTTCTGCTCCACTGCTCTGTTTACAAGCCCCATCTCCAGCGCTGCCTGCCCCCCCACACGCTTACCTGATAatagagagagagcgtgtgatGCACAAAAAGCCCTCGCTACACAACAAGCATCCTGTGCCTATGGGCAACATGTCAGCGTTTCTGCATCACCACCTGTGAAGATGAGCTCTTTGGCCAGAGCGATGCCGACAGTCCTGGGCAGCCGCTggctgccccctgcaggacaaacCACCTCAAGGTCAACTTCCCAGAGCCACTTTGTGTCTCTCGGTTCAGAATCAACTCATTCTTGTGACCTTTGTTCGTCTTACCCGCCCCTGGGAGCAGCCCCCGTGTCGTCTCAATCAGACCCATCTGTGCCGAATAcgctgtaacacacacacagacacacacaggacagagggcAGTTGAAGGTCTGAGCAGCATAGGGCCATTAAGCTATAGGGACGGCACAAAGTCTGAGTGATGACTCTTTCAGAGCAACAGACGCAAGCACCTGCTCACCTAGCTTGTCAGCCCTCAGCCAATCACCGATCGGCCTAATATAGCCAATCCGATTCAGCGGCCATGAACAGCTGAGCAGATGTTTGGCCCTGTGCAGCTATCATTAGTCCCTGAGCTCATCGGACGATCATTAATAGTGGGTCTCCAAATATCACTGTGTCAGGAAGGACAACTGACTTGTTTTTAGCCTGTGTGTTATAGGGTGTTTAAATAAATGCACCATTCCAGGAAATATAAGAAGCGTCAGGTTATGCTTTTCTCCTCCAAATCGAAGATAGGCTTGCAATGATTGACCAATTTTAGTAAAGGGTTGATTattatgtgttttatgtattcAGTGCTAAAACAGCATTCTATACACGTCTATATTTAACGAGGCtcggatgatgtgatgatttGAAGATTACTTCTTAACTCCCTCCACTGTGAATCATTCTCGTGTCCGCAAGTCCAGGTTGAGAGCCACTGTCTGAATCTACAATGAATGAGGGAGGTGTCAGTCTAGTCAAGAGGAATGGTCCCGGGGGATGTTTCTATTCTCCACCATACTATCGTCAGTCAGCCCCTGATCTAATATGACTGGATCTTGGACAGCTGTGAAGCAGACTCGACACCGCCTTCTCTAACTCCATTAATGTGACCTGAAGCGAGAGAGAATTGTAAAAGGTATCCACACGTGAAGCCAAGTGAAGGTTCAGCCGTCACTCACCAGCAGTGCGGAGGTCACAGGCCAGGGCGAGCTCCAGTCCCCCTCCCAGGTGGAACGCCATCCACGGCTGCGATGGTTGGCATTGGCAACGATGCTACAAAGACATCAAAACAAAGAGAGGACAGCTCACAAGTGTGTACACACATCCAGGGAACCACCAAGATGAGACCAATCCTCCAACCATCCATCTGTTGTCTTACCGATCTGAGTCATGAGTGAACGAAGGCCGTGAACGAACAGGTCCGACTCAGAGTTGTTCATCAAAGCTCTCTCTTTCAGGTCGGCACCTACAAGCGGGCAGCAGCACACATGATGCGGAAAGGATTGGATCACGCGTGTAGATGCCCGGcagggttagagttagggttagggtcagatGTCACGTACCTGCACAGAAAACCCTGGGGACTAAACTCCTGAAGACGACCACACGCACAGAGGAGTCATCGGACAGAGTGGACACCAGCTCCCTCATCTGGACTCAAAGGACACAGtggtctcagtgtgtgtgtgtgagtgtgtgtgtctggtttgtGTGCGATGTAAGAGTCTGCTCacctgtgacacaaacacatggccCAGAGCATTTCTTGCCTTGTGTTGACACATCATCACCTCCACGATtcctgaggagaagaaagcaagagggaggaagagaagccAACGATCAATAGAGATGTGCCAATACCAGCATCGGATCTGCCTCGGATTCTGCCGAAAATGGTGGATCGGGCATCCACGGTCTTTAAAGTTAAGTTATTTTCctattcttcttttcttttttctatagCCACTGGCAAGTACCGTTTTTATAGCAGCGAAGAGGTGAATTTGGATGGTGCAGCATGATCCAGAGCTGGCTAAGATGTTGGAAATTTGGCACTAGTGTTGCCAATTACCCCATTATCAACCTCAAGCACTTTAACAGCTTTTAAAGGAGCTAATTGCTGTTTATTCCTAGATTTATTAATTTGTCAATCATTCCCATAAAATTAGACATTAAAATAAGTTCTACTGCATTATACTGAGCTGAGCTAGACCATAAAAAATACCATACTACTAAGTGCACTGGAATCAGAACGCTACTCTGTATCGGTCGAAACGCATCGGAATCGGTATCGAGAACATCTGTAACAATCAACAGTTCATTCAATATTTTTGACcaatttaatgttttcatttttgattaAAGCACTTTATCTTTTCCACTGTTATCTTGTATCCCttacagggccgggtctagacaggcatgtatgagggggcagccacaaatcttgagggggcattgtgcctaaccctaaccctaaccctatttagtttgagggggcacaacatttatttgagggggccaggccccctcttgcccctgcctagacccggccctgatccCTTATCTTGTTTAATATCACATGATATAACAGTATATTGCCGTACAGCTTCCTGTGAAGAGCAGGACGTATTAAATCTTAATGTCATATGGATCATCTCATGGCGTTTTGGTCAGAGTGAATTGAAACGATGTTACAAAACATGAACTTTTCCTCCCTACCATCGTCTCCCTCCTCTAGGCGCCTCAAATCCACCTCTGCACGACCCGCCGCCTCCGTGTGCTGCCAGCGGCGGTGGGCGCGACTGTATCCCGCTAAAGGGATACCGACACCGGCCAGCATTCGCGCTCCCTCCCGCTGAATCAGATGGGAGGTTCGGATGTGCGTTCCCCGCAGAATTGCACCCAGACACCGCCACGACGGACCACTGGGCCCGGGGACTCTGCGGAGCAGCGACGTCATGTTGTCAGAGGCTTTAGTGTTTCGTTTCCAGAAGCAGGAAGACGACGTGACAGAGTTGTGGTTACAAATGGAAGTTTGGAGCAGGTTTCTTCCGGTCAGAGGAGGAGCGACTTAAAAACCAGCAGTGACGCAGCACAGAGCAAACAGGTAGGATATCAATCCATCCTCTGAAGCTCAGCCACACTTTGTGTTGTTAGGGAGGCTGAAAGGTTAAACAGTATTTTGATAAGAGGGAATTTTACTTACTCACACTTTCTATTTCATTCAGCAAGACTGAAAGGGAAAGTGTTGCAATTGTGGAAAATCCATTGCTACTGTCTCAAGATACCCTTCCTCTtctcacccacacactctcacacactctctcacacacacacacacattgataggcACAGGGTTGTGTTGGTGTCGGTTGAATGACCGACAGGACTTTGCACTGAACGGCGGAGAAATAGTTTGTGCTGTTATCCTTGTTATTACTTTGCATTTACTTCCCTTCATTGTGGGCAGCCTAACCAAACCTTAGCCATCtccttaaccatgaccaatcCATAACATACCCTATTCCTAACAATGACCAATCCATACCTTACTCTATTCCTAACCGTGACCATCCAtaccttaaccatgaccaatatatacctaaacctaaccttaatcTAATCACAATTCACATCTCACCACTGACCCTAACCAAGAGCTCTgaaatgagcacacacacacacacaaacacacacacacacacacacacacacacacacacacacacacacacacacacacacacacacacacacacagtcacagtgtCTGGACAAAGTGTGTTGTTGAGGTAAGGTTTTCCGTCAGGCTGCCCATGTCTAGTCTGACCATGCATTATTCAGCAGGTCTTTACAGGTTATGCAATAACCCTGTCGGACAGTGGGTCTCATGACACAACAGTCTAAGATCCAGGTatctctcgctttctctctctctctctctctctctctctctctctctctctctctctctcttccaacTTCAGCTCTCATAAACTGAACCTCTTTCGCGTATTTCATCAGTGGCAAGAAGATTAGTTATACATGCTTTAgccttaactatccaataggatgtgaACACCCACATGTAACATAGATAATGACAGCAATTCAGTCCATTCATCGATGTGCTGTTAAAGtgggtgacgcaagtagagAGAGATTTATGGCgaggctgtgggagacatcttcagacttgggggtgacaattgctcatgcTACTTtgttagcgtttgtatattgttgcatcttctggtctccttgatgtatcaagtctacattaaaaccctttgcataagacatcagcttcCAGAAAATGTAATGTCAGTTCATTTATATTGATCTGATTACTTTCCCTCTGATGGTTTTATTGTCCAGTTTTGTTGGATACAAATGTGTCTGGTCAGTGAATCCTATTCATTTGTAATAGGGTTATATTAATGTATCAGTTTGTAGGGGACCGTGGTAGCAGCAGGGTGTTGCGTCAGGAGGGTGGTCCGGATGAATTGGAGGAAGTGAATCTGAAACTGTAAACTAGTAGACTAGTGACCATAAAGAGggatgaaatagaaaaaaagaaagagaaaaagaaatggcTGACAGGTAAAACGAGAGCTGTGTTAAAGTTGGATGTTAAGCCGGACAAGGGATACTATGAAGGAGCTCTCACATTTGCCTGTAGGTTCTGTTGCAGTGGAGTGAAATGTCACCTGGATGACATTGATGATGTGTATTTGGAGGGGTATAGGTTTTTTACATTTGACGTCTGGCAGGTGTGCATTCCTCgtctcatgtgtgtttgtggctcgAGGTGGAAATTTGATGATGGATGGCACTCCCTGCTTGAGTGTGGGTGACAGAAACTGTGATAGGTGGTGAATTCAGGGCTCTCGGGTTGAACACACGCAGGCCTTCCAGAGACGAGGACGAATAGAGGAAGAGTTTTGTCTTAATATGTTTCAATGAGTTCCCTCTGCACCTGCTCTGTCTACAGCACCGTTTTCTCGCTTAGAATGAGCAGATTCACATCTCCCTCTGTCAGCAAACATCATTGTAAAAGGCACACTGTATATGATGCCAATCTCGCAGTGTTTTCCCTCCAATCCTGTAGGGGTCAGACTTGTATCAACGTCTTGATTGGAGAAATGTGAAGTCTGTCCTGTTCGCTCttctgctctgcttttcacaACCTGCTGTTTACTGACAATCTCCATCCTCACACCCACAGCCACGACCTCTCCTCACCGTACTCGTCCTCTATACTCGCCATCTTCTACTCTTCTATTCACATCCTCcgtttccttcctcttcctctccccacATTGGATGAAGGAGGCGATGTGTGCAGACTTCCACTGAGCGGCCTCGGTCTTGCCAAAGCCCAGGGTCGAGACAGGGCAGGGATGCCCAGTGATGGGGCACAAGCATGGGCACCAGACCAGGCATGAGTCAGAGGGAGTGAATGGCATCCTGTTACTGAAGCTGTCTGTCAAGAGCGAGACGGCACAGTGATCCGCTCAGGGCGTATACAGGGCTTTTGACCGTTGTGTCACAGGTTTACACAAGATATACGtaatactaacacacacagctctctctttcttaagcTTAGTCTGCATCAGGAGCTTTTGCCATATCACACAGACACCTATAACAAATACAGGTCTGTCTGCTTATAACTCATGTAAGAAGCAAATTTACTTAAAAGTATGACTAGAGATATTTAATgcaaatttgtgtgtgtgtttgtgtgtctacacTCTACGCGTGTGTGGTCCAGGCATTGCCCATGTGTTAGGGACATACATCTGTTAACAAAGTCACAGTATGGGGACTGGTCTTCCTTACGGGGACAAAAAGCCAAGTTGCTATAAAGTAAATCATTAAATGTTaagataaagacattttaaggttatgtttaggtttaggttaaggttaaggcgAGGGTAATGATTAGGCAAGTTGTAACTATGGTAAGGgttagaaaatacattttccgGATACATTTTTCTCCGGAAAATGTATGTAatttcctctgaagtcatggagacaaaactgtgtgtgtgtgtttgtgtgtttgtgtgtttgtgtgttgtgtgtgtgtgtgtgtgtgtgtgtgtgtgtgtgtgtgtgtgtgtgtgcgtgtgcgtgtgcgtgtgcgtgtgtgtctgtgtctgtgtctgtgtctgtgtgtgtgtgtgtgtgtgtgtgtgtgtgtgtgtgtgtgtgtgtgtgtgtgtgtgtgcaaatgggCTAATATTTGTCTATTACTGGTCGGTCCTATGTAAATATTTGGATATCATATTCAAGAGTATTACATTCAAAGGCTGCTGTAGACATGTACTGAGGCTTCAGTTCTCTGCAGCGATCCAAACCCAGTTCCAACTTGACCctttgctaaaaaaaaacacaccagccACACGGTTGCAGCGGGTTGACATGCTACTCTATTACGTTAAATATGGGCACTGTAATTTATCTTTACCTAGTTCCACATCCATAGTTCTACTGCAGGAATTATAAGGTTCCAAATGTGTATTCATCCATAGCAGAAAGTAGTCCCCAGCAAATTGCTCCTGTTTGATTAAAGTTTATCACAAAGAACTCTGCTCAGCTTTTTTAGGGAATTATTTCTAATCAAAAATGAAACTACATATTCGTGACTCACTTTATAAAGATTTGCATCTGCATGAGGAACGATTCGACTGCAGGTTGAGAGCCACAGACACGGTGGAAAACACACTGTTAGCTTTGGTCTTTTAGCATTCAGCTTACAATAGAAGCCGACACTGCTTTAATAGGCTAATTTTCCTCCAGGTTGCTCGCCCTCGGTCCAGCTTTTTTTCAATAATGACACACCAGACGTCATGTGGACCATTAGAATCTATAGGCGTGCATGACTATGCATTTGACCAGATATAGATCAGGGTCTTTTTTTATAGCAATGCAGGGACATTATGggcaataaa
Coding sequences within:
- the echdc2 gene encoding LOW QUALITY PROTEIN: enoyl-CoA hydratase domain-containing protein 2, mitochondrial (The sequence of the model RefSeq protein was modified relative to this genomic sequence to represent the inferred CDS: deleted 1 base in 1 codon); amino-acid sequence: MTSLLRRVPGPSGPSWRCLGAILRGTHIRTSHLIQREGARMLAGVGIPLAGYSRAHRRWQHTEAAGRAEVDLRRLEEGDDGIVEVMMCQHKARNALGHVFVSQMRELVSTLSDDSSVRVVVFRSLVPRVFCAGADLKERALMNNSESDLFVHGLRSLMTQIASLPMPTIAAVDGFHLGGGLELALACDLRTAAYSAQMGLIETTRGLLPGAGGSQRLPRTVGIALAKELIFTGKRVGGQAALEMGLVNRAVEQNQTGDAAYREALSLAREILPQAPVAVRMAKEALNKGIEVDINSGMAIERMCYAQVIPTRDRQEGMAAFIEKRPPRYTGE